TGCGACCACATCATTGTACAGATTAATAATGACGGATCCATGACCATTCAAGATAATGGTCGAGGTATTCCAGTAGACATGCACCCCAAACTCGGTTTACCCGCTGTAGAAGTTGTACTTACTAAACTTCACGCCGGTGGTAAATTTGATAAAGACACCTACAAAGTATCCGGTGGTCTTCACGGGGTAGGTGTAAGTTGTGTAAACGCACTTTCTACTTCGTTTAATGCCGAAATTCACCGAGATGGTGAAATTCACCGTATGGGATTCGAAAAAGGTATTACCACTACTGCACTAACTACAGATGGAAAGACGGATAAAACCGGAACCATCATCACGTTCACTCCTGATCCAGAGATCTTCACTCAAACGGTTGAGTTTAAATTCAACATCATCGCTGAGCGTATGCGTGAGTTGGCTTTCCTAAATCCTCAAGTTACCATCGAGCTTATTGATGAGCGCGAAGAAGACGAGGACTTAGGCAAAGAAGTCTATCACTATGAAGGTGGTGTGCGTGACTTCGTAAAGTATTTAGATGAAAGCAGAGAGTCGCACATGCCTGAGCCTATATATATAGAAGGCGAAGTGGAAGGCGTGCCGGTAGAAATGGCTATGCAATACAACAGTACTTATGCTGAGAACGTCCACTCTTATGTGAACAACATCAACACTAGAGAAGGCGGATCACATGTATCTGGTTTCAGGCGAGCTCTTACTCGTTCTTTGAAGACGTATGCAGAGAAGAATAAGATCATTAAATCGAACAGTAAGATTTCGATTTCTGGTGAAGATTTCCGTGAAGGTTTAACAGCTGTATTGAGTGTTAAAGTAGCGGAACCTCAGTTTGAAGGTCAGACTAAAACAAAATTAGGTAACTCGGAAGTACAAAGCGCTGTTGAAGTAACGGTATACGACCAGCTCAATGAGTACTTAGAGCAAAATCCTAAGACTGCAAAAAAGATTATTGAAAAAGTAGTGCTTGCAGCCGAAGCACGTGAAGCGGCTCGTAAAGCTCGTCAGCTTGTACAAAGAAAGAGTGTGATGAGTGGTGGTGGACTTCCAGGGAAGCTGGCCGATTGTTCGATCAAAGATCCTGAGCATTGCGAAGTATACCTGGTGGAGGGTGACTCTGCAGGTGGTTCAGCGAAAATGGGACGTAATAGAAGTTTCCAAGCTATCCTACCGCTTCGTGGTAAGATCTTGAATGTTGAGAAAGCTAAGATCAACAAGATTCTG
This DNA window, taken from Balneola vulgaris DSM 17893, encodes the following:
- the gyrB gene encoding DNA topoisomerase (ATP-hydrolyzing) subunit B — protein: MANKKSADYKASNIQVLEGLEAVRKRPAMYIGDTGQRGLHHLINEVVDNSIDEALAGHCDHIIVQINNDGSMTIQDNGRGIPVDMHPKLGLPAVEVVLTKLHAGGKFDKDTYKVSGGLHGVGVSCVNALSTSFNAEIHRDGEIHRMGFEKGITTTALTTDGKTDKTGTIITFTPDPEIFTQTVEFKFNIIAERMRELAFLNPQVTIELIDEREEDEDLGKEVYHYEGGVRDFVKYLDESRESHMPEPIYIEGEVEGVPVEMAMQYNSTYAENVHSYVNNINTREGGSHVSGFRRALTRSLKTYAEKNKIIKSNSKISISGEDFREGLTAVLSVKVAEPQFEGQTKTKLGNSEVQSAVEVTVYDQLNEYLEQNPKTAKKIIEKVVLAAEAREAARKARQLVQRKSVMSGGGLPGKLADCSIKDPEHCEVYLVEGDSAGGSAKMGRNRSFQAILPLRGKILNVEKAKINKILENKEIQAMITALGTGVGHGEEDFDVDKLRYHKIIIMTDADVDGSHIRTLLLTFFYRYMRPLIDNGHMYIATPPLYRITAGKNIEYAWDDDTRDKLVKELKKGRRKFDVSRYKGLGEMNPEQLWETTMDPETRTLQQVTVESAAGADKMFSTLMGDEVAPRREFIERNAKYAKIDI